A genomic stretch from Bacillus sp. E(2018) includes:
- a CDS encoding ABC transporter ATP-binding protein — protein sequence MKLLRETLKHFKPYWRGLLLAFICSLIGGAFTVIPPILAGKLVDEILPNEMTDMIGWLVAGVLFSFLFKVVFESLQEFIQIQIGLDVITDMQMRAFGRLHKTPMSFFTTTPRGDMLYRLTHDVEAVQNLNNTVVPRFVQQVVSAIAAFIAVFALYWPVAIVMFCVFAIYLYPSFKLGTTMRKMSAVQRDMRADIYHHLQESIESTRLVRTFQTQEREIHTQDKKLTDWKNYSIRAALIGKVNWRLGNLFNIATPGVVMLVGGMAVWNNTISVGTLVACLGFIPTMFFPIRSLAENALIIQQAIPALQRIYEYFDLPKEHEDDLPKMQPIHGDIDVENLWFRYPGNEEYVLKGVSLNIKAGQHIGIVGTSGGGKSTLIQLLLGLYEPEAGSIEIDQQNLFGYNRNSFRQQVGVVSQETFLLNNTLRMNLLYGRKDATQADLDAACDASGLTDFVAALPDGYETIVGERGLKLSGGQRQRVALARAILRHPALLIFDEATSSLDGETEERVQSALNELIPGRTTITIAHRLITVRDADKIVLLDKGVVAESGTHEELLAERGQYYELYMAQYSELEKERAI from the coding sequence ATGAAGCTTTTAAGAGAGACACTAAAGCACTTTAAGCCTTATTGGAGGGGGCTTCTTCTGGCTTTTATCTGTTCGTTGATCGGTGGCGCTTTTACCGTAATCCCACCTATACTAGCAGGAAAGCTTGTTGATGAAATTCTGCCAAATGAGATGACGGATATGATCGGTTGGCTTGTAGCTGGCGTTCTTTTCTCCTTTTTATTTAAGGTGGTATTTGAATCCTTACAAGAATTTATTCAAATTCAGATTGGTTTAGATGTTATTACAGATATGCAGATGCGTGCATTTGGACGATTGCATAAAACGCCGATGTCCTTTTTTACGACAACTCCTCGTGGTGATATGTTATATCGTCTCACTCACGACGTAGAAGCTGTTCAGAACTTAAATAATACGGTCGTGCCTCGATTCGTACAACAAGTAGTAAGTGCGATCGCTGCTTTTATTGCCGTGTTTGCTTTATACTGGCCAGTCGCCATTGTTATGTTCTGTGTATTCGCTATTTATCTGTATCCTTCATTTAAACTTGGAACAACGATGAGGAAAATGAGTGCTGTTCAGCGGGATATGCGCGCAGACATTTATCACCACCTTCAAGAAAGCATTGAATCAACAAGACTCGTTCGTACTTTCCAGACACAAGAAAGGGAAATACATACACAAGATAAAAAGCTAACAGATTGGAAGAATTATTCCATACGTGCTGCTTTGATCGGAAAAGTAAACTGGCGTCTTGGAAATCTATTTAATATCGCTACACCAGGTGTAGTCATGCTTGTTGGAGGAATGGCAGTATGGAATAACACCATTTCTGTTGGAACATTAGTTGCTTGTTTAGGGTTTATTCCTACGATGTTCTTTCCTATTCGTTCATTAGCTGAGAATGCATTGATTATTCAGCAGGCAATCCCTGCTCTTCAGCGAATCTATGAATATTTTGACTTACCAAAAGAGCATGAAGATGATCTTCCGAAGATGCAACCGATTCATGGGGATATTGATGTTGAAAATCTTTGGTTTCGATATCCAGGTAACGAAGAATATGTGTTAAAAGGCGTTTCCCTGAATATAAAAGCTGGGCAGCACATTGGAATTGTTGGCACGAGCGGCGGTGGAAAATCCACACTTATTCAATTGCTGCTCGGACTATATGAACCCGAAGCAGGTTCTATTGAGATCGACCAACAAAACTTGTTTGGGTACAACAGAAATTCATTTCGTCAGCAAGTTGGAGTTGTGTCGCAGGAAACGTTTCTTCTTAACAACACACTTAGAATGAATTTATTATATGGAAGAAAAGATGCAACTCAAGCTGATTTAGATGCAGCATGTGACGCTTCAGGACTTACAGATTTTGTAGCTGCCTTGCCAGACGGCTATGAAACCATTGTTGGAGAGCGCGGACTAAAGCTTTCTGGTGGACAAAGACAACGTGTTGCACTTGCAAGAGCTATTCTTCGGCATCCTGCACTACTAATCTTTGATGAAGCAACTTCTTCACTCGATGGAGAAACAGAAGAACGCGTGCAGTCCGCACTTAATGAACTCATACCAGGAAGAACAACCATCACGATTGCTCACCGGTTGATCACTGTTAGGGATGCAGATAAAATCGTGCTCCTAGACAAGGGCGTTGTAGCAGAATCAGGTACGCACGAAGAACTTCTTGCAGAGCGAGGACAATATTACGAACTTTATATGGCGCAATACAGTGAACTAGAAAAGGAGAGAGCGATATGA
- the abc-f gene encoding ribosomal protection-like ABC-F family protein, translating into MIICTVHQVKKMYGGNEILKNISFEIHDQDRLGIVGQNGSGKTTLFKLLSGVDYPDSGSIAIRKDADIGYLEQLPEHTENMRVYDVVSATFQEIMEIEREIQKVHSLLSDPEQTHRLEKNLNRLYRLQEAFEELDGYAIESKINGVLAGLGLTQLTTQRFMQLSGGEQTKVGLACLLLKEPELLLLDEPTNHLDIETMNWLENYLQKYKGSVIISSHDRYFLDKVTSKTIDIEDGECTLYHQSYSGFLKEKENNLLLEFEKYEEQQKKVKKIKESIKQLRDWGARSGNEKFFRRARNMEKALHRIQSMKRPKLERKKAAFEFSVNKRSGQDVAIIKGLSKSIEGRSILSNLELQIRYGDKVALVGKNGSGKTTLLQTLQTLDHSTGSINLGPSVSIGYLSQKGLTAESTQTVLDIFRDKVPMEEGEARHHLAKFLFYGASVYKKGNELSGGERTRLRLAQLVYEGFNFLILDEPTNHLDIDSREALELALEEFNGTILSVSHDRYFMNKLFERTIWLEEGSLESYNGNFDYALEKRLSN; encoded by the coding sequence ATGATTATATGCACTGTTCATCAAGTTAAGAAAATGTATGGCGGAAACGAGATTCTAAAAAATATATCTTTTGAAATTCACGATCAAGACCGTTTAGGTATAGTAGGACAAAATGGTTCAGGAAAGACGACCTTGTTTAAGTTGCTAAGTGGTGTGGATTATCCGGATTCAGGTTCTATAGCTATCAGGAAGGATGCGGATATTGGATATTTGGAACAACTTCCTGAACATACAGAGAATATGAGGGTATACGATGTGGTTTCTGCAACGTTTCAAGAAATCATGGAAATCGAACGTGAAATTCAGAAGGTTCATTCATTGTTAAGTGATCCAGAGCAAACGCACCGGTTAGAAAAAAATTTAAATCGGCTTTACAGGTTGCAAGAAGCATTTGAAGAGCTTGATGGTTATGCGATCGAGTCAAAGATAAATGGCGTTTTAGCTGGTTTAGGTCTAACTCAACTAACTACACAACGATTTATGCAACTAAGCGGAGGGGAACAAACGAAGGTTGGTCTAGCTTGTTTGTTATTAAAAGAACCTGAACTCCTACTTCTAGACGAACCTACCAATCACCTTGACATTGAAACAATGAATTGGCTAGAAAACTATCTTCAAAAATATAAAGGTTCCGTTATCATTAGCAGTCATGATCGCTATTTTCTTGATAAAGTGACGTCAAAGACCATTGATATTGAAGATGGTGAATGCACCTTGTATCATCAAAGTTATTCAGGCTTTCTAAAAGAAAAAGAAAATAATCTTCTTCTAGAATTTGAGAAATATGAAGAACAACAAAAGAAAGTGAAAAAGATTAAAGAATCGATTAAACAACTAAGAGACTGGGGTGCTCGCTCAGGAAATGAAAAATTCTTTAGAAGAGCGAGAAATATGGAAAAAGCACTTCATCGTATACAGAGTATGAAACGCCCTAAACTGGAACGTAAAAAAGCAGCATTTGAATTCTCAGTAAATAAGAGAAGCGGGCAGGACGTTGCAATAATTAAGGGGCTAAGTAAATCAATCGAAGGTCGTTCAATACTAAGCAATCTTGAACTACAGATTCGATATGGGGACAAGGTAGCTCTCGTGGGTAAAAACGGGTCTGGAAAAACGACACTTCTTCAGACCTTACAAACTCTTGATCATAGCACCGGCTCCATAAACCTAGGACCATCTGTTTCTATTGGTTATCTTTCTCAAAAGGGACTTACTGCTGAATCAACTCAAACTGTACTTGATATATTCAGAGATAAAGTACCGATGGAAGAAGGAGAAGCTCGGCACCATCTAGCAAAGTTTTTGTTTTACGGCGCATCCGTTTATAAAAAAGGAAATGAGCTAAGCGGTGGAGAACGAACACGACTCAGACTTGCACAGCTTGTTTATGAAGGATTCAATTTCTTAATACTCGATGAACCGACAAACCATTTAGATATTGATTCACGTGAAGCATTGGAACTAGCACTCGAAGAGTTTAATGGTACCATTCTATCAGTCTCTCACGATCGTTATTTCATGAACAAACTCTTTGAGCGTACCATTTGGTTAGAAGAGGGAAGCCTCGAGAGTTATAATGGGAATTTTGATTATGCACTTGAAAAGCGGTTAAGCAACTAA
- a CDS encoding FAD-dependent oxidoreductase translates to MSNYENNMPQFPEPIWRQQLNLPTYSVLNEDSQTEVVVVGAGISGITTAYLLAKEGKKVTLIEAGKVINGTTGHTTAKITSQHDVIYDHLISHIGLDRARLYYESNEQAKQFIENLVKQNNIHCNFEKHDAYLYANTDEGIKKLNKEADAYQQLEIDGELVEKLPFNIPHKKALVMRDQAHFHPVKYLAALLQEMDSLGVEVYENTAATDIIEEHDKKAVVQTSNGHKITADFVACCTHFPFFDGLGFYFTRMMAERSYVLAVKTQDTFPNGMYMGVDQTAFSYRSILQDGEKIVLLSGESHQTGQGIPTHQHYEALLKEAKKSLKLDKVLYRWSAQDLITLDKIPFIGKLTHKHDHIFVATGYKKWGMTTGTLAALIIRDHILGRENDYAELYKPQRFQGDPSDIKQFIKENADVAKHFVSGKLDKPSKHPRSLNKDEGCAVTVDGERCGAYRDQNGELHIVDTTCTHLGCETEWNSGDRTWDCPCHGSRFSFDGSVVEGPAKKPLKRVELQ, encoded by the coding sequence ATGAGTAACTATGAAAATAACATGCCGCAGTTTCCAGAACCGATCTGGAGGCAGCAATTAAACCTACCTACATATTCTGTATTGAATGAAGATAGTCAAACAGAAGTAGTTGTTGTAGGAGCGGGGATAAGCGGTATTACTACAGCTTATCTTCTAGCAAAAGAAGGCAAAAAGGTTACATTGATCGAGGCGGGCAAAGTGATTAATGGAACGACTGGTCATACAACTGCAAAGATAACATCTCAACATGATGTTATCTATGATCACCTTATTTCACATATTGGATTAGATCGGGCACGCCTTTACTATGAATCAAACGAACAAGCAAAACAGTTTATTGAGAATCTTGTTAAACAAAACAATATTCATTGTAACTTTGAAAAACATGATGCTTATCTTTACGCCAACACCGACGAAGGAATCAAAAAGCTTAACAAAGAAGCTGATGCTTATCAACAGTTAGAGATCGATGGTGAGTTGGTTGAAAAGCTTCCATTTAACATACCCCATAAAAAAGCGCTTGTTATGAGGGATCAAGCACATTTTCACCCAGTAAAATATTTGGCTGCTCTATTGCAAGAGATGGACTCGCTAGGTGTTGAGGTCTACGAAAACACAGCAGCAACAGATATTATAGAAGAGCATGACAAAAAAGCGGTAGTGCAAACAAGTAACGGACACAAAATTACAGCTGACTTTGTAGCTTGTTGCACACATTTTCCTTTTTTTGATGGATTGGGTTTTTATTTTACAAGAATGATGGCAGAGCGTTCATATGTATTAGCCGTAAAAACACAAGATACATTTCCTAATGGGATGTATATGGGAGTAGATCAGACCGCATTTTCTTATCGTTCTATCTTACAAGATGGAGAAAAGATCGTGCTATTAAGTGGTGAAAGTCATCAAACCGGACAGGGAATTCCAACACATCAGCACTATGAGGCTTTGTTAAAAGAAGCGAAAAAATCATTAAAATTAGATAAAGTACTTTATCGCTGGTCGGCTCAGGATTTAATCACACTTGATAAAATACCATTCATCGGAAAGCTTACGCATAAGCATGATCACATTTTTGTAGCTACCGGTTACAAAAAATGGGGGATGACGACAGGTACTCTTGCTGCATTAATTATCAGAGATCATATCTTGGGTAGGGAGAATGATTACGCTGAACTCTACAAACCACAAAGGTTTCAAGGTGATCCCTCTGATATTAAACAGTTTATTAAAGAAAATGCAGATGTCGCAAAGCATTTTGTTTCTGGTAAGTTAGATAAACCGTCTAAACATCCAAGAAGCTTAAATAAAGATGAGGGATGTGCCGTAACGGTTGACGGAGAAAGATGTGGGGCTTACCGTGACCAAAATGGGGAGCTTCATATTGTAGACACGACTTGTACACATCTCGGTTGTGAAACAGAATGGAACAGCGGTGATCGAACATGGGATTGTCCGTGTCATGGTTCACGTTTTTCATTTGATGGTTCCGTCGTGGAAGGGCCTGCGAAAAAACCTCTCAAACGGGTAGAACTACAATAA
- the cbpA gene encoding cyclic di-AMP binding protein CbpA: MKVKSNYLTKSKVTYVTENMSISEARYTIIQSGYRCIPVLDESEQKFVGLLFKETTSDYIIDNVGSVKDHVSRIVEEKDAFIHENTAYFKVLFTIRRLPFMAVVDDEHNFLGIITHSKVMDILEDSYGIKKGGYSLTVSTTEGKGSLRKLFTAIHEEYNIEGVFTQDAGKQFLRRVVITFNESVTREEIDELVHRVEANGFKVADIEDLRTFSSVQ, from the coding sequence ATGAAAGTAAAATCCAACTATCTAACTAAATCTAAAGTAACGTATGTAACAGAAAACATGTCAATCAGCGAAGCTCGATATACCATTATTCAATCAGGGTATCGCTGCATACCCGTTTTAGATGAATCCGAACAAAAATTTGTAGGGCTTCTTTTTAAGGAGACTACATCTGATTATATAATCGATAATGTCGGTTCAGTTAAAGATCATGTTAGTAGAATTGTAGAAGAAAAAGACGCATTTATTCATGAGAATACTGCTTATTTCAAAGTGCTCTTCACAATCAGACGTCTACCTTTTATGGCTGTAGTCGATGATGAACATAACTTCCTCGGAATCATTACTCACTCAAAAGTGATGGATATTCTAGAAGATTCTTATGGGATCAAGAAGGGTGGATACTCTCTAACGGTTTCAACTACTGAAGGTAAAGGTTCGTTAAGAAAACTATTTACAGCAATTCATGAAGAATACAACATTGAAGGTGTTTTCACGCAAGACGCGGGTAAGCAATTTCTTCGCAGAGTTGTTATCACTTTCAATGAAAGTGTCACGCGTGAAGAAATCGATGAACTCGTTCACCGAGTGGAAGCGAATGGGTTTAAAGTGGCAGACATTGAAGATCTACGTACATTTTCAAGTGTTCAATAA
- the aroA gene encoding 3-phosphoshikimate 1-carboxyvinyltransferase: MTKQIQPIQRLKGSIKVPGDKSISHRAVMFGSIAEGTTTIDGFLTGEDCLSTISCFKKLGVAIQQEGEKVTVEGKGITGLTPPSEDLYVGNSGTTIRLMLGILANTPFESTLTGDESIAKRPMNRVTKPLKEMGATIDGNDSGNKVPLHIKGGETRGIHYTSPIASAQVKSAIILAGLDGEGTTSVEEPFKSRDHTERMLKAFGVEVESDDLTVSVAGGQKLKGTHIEVPGDISSAAFFLVAGAIVPNSEISLKKVGLNPTRTGILDVLKNMGADITYQNINEEASEPFGDLVIKSSDLKGTVIQGDLIPRLIDEIPIIALAATQAEGRTIIKDAHELRVKETDRIETVVNELKKMGATIEATEDGMIIQGRSSLRGASVQSYGDHRIGMMLSVAACIAEGETTLTNSEAIAVSYPSFFEQMEILSK, from the coding sequence ATGACAAAACAAATACAACCCATTCAACGATTAAAAGGATCTATTAAAGTGCCTGGTGACAAATCGATTTCGCATCGAGCAGTCATGTTTGGTTCTATCGCTGAAGGTACAACGACAATCGATGGCTTTTTAACAGGCGAAGATTGTTTAAGCACCATTTCATGTTTCAAGAAACTTGGGGTTGCGATACAACAAGAAGGTGAAAAAGTAACAGTAGAAGGAAAAGGAATTACAGGATTAACACCACCCTCAGAAGATCTATATGTAGGGAATTCAGGTACTACGATTCGTCTGATGTTAGGAATACTAGCTAATACACCGTTTGAATCAACCTTAACAGGTGATGAGTCAATCGCAAAAAGACCGATGAATCGGGTTACCAAACCATTAAAAGAAATGGGAGCTACGATTGATGGGAATGATTCAGGAAATAAGGTTCCTCTTCATATAAAAGGGGGCGAAACACGAGGGATTCACTACACCTCTCCAATCGCTAGTGCTCAAGTTAAATCGGCTATTATTCTAGCTGGATTAGACGGAGAAGGGACCACCTCTGTAGAAGAACCCTTCAAATCAAGAGATCATACAGAACGCATGCTGAAAGCGTTTGGAGTAGAAGTTGAAAGCGATGATCTAACTGTTTCGGTAGCAGGGGGACAGAAATTAAAAGGTACACATATTGAAGTACCAGGTGATATTTCTTCAGCCGCCTTCTTTTTAGTTGCAGGAGCGATTGTTCCAAACAGTGAGATCTCGCTAAAAAAAGTAGGACTAAACCCAACTCGTACTGGAATATTGGATGTACTAAAAAATATGGGGGCAGATATCACCTACCAAAATATAAATGAGGAAGCATCAGAACCTTTCGGTGACTTAGTCATCAAAAGCTCTGATTTAAAAGGAACGGTTATTCAAGGAGATCTTATCCCACGATTGATCGATGAAATTCCAATCATAGCTTTAGCTGCAACTCAAGCAGAAGGAAGGACAATCATAAAAGACGCGCATGAACTTCGAGTGAAAGAAACAGATCGAATCGAAACCGTTGTGAACGAGCTAAAAAAGATGGGTGCAACTATTGAAGCTACAGAAGATGGTATGATCATACAAGGTAGATCCTCACTTCGAGGAGCTTCAGTACAAAGCTATGGTGATCATAGGATTGGAATGATGCTAAGTGTAGCCGCTTGTATCGCTGAAGGCGAAACAACCCTTACAAACAGTGAAGCGATCGCTGTTTCATACCCTTCATTCTTTGAACAGATGGAGATACTATCAAAATAA
- a CDS encoding prephenate dehydrogenase produces MKNVLLIGVGLIGGSIALSIKQEHEATIYGYDVYAQNSITAAEIGVIDEAVLDFTNIARVADLIIIATPVEATLQVMEKIAAISPVIKALVMDVGSTKKSIMNKAEKMAASGIRFIGGHPMAGSHKTGVESAKVHLLENAFYFLTPNSITTDMDIDEAKTWLKGTRAKFLVTDPDEHDFLTGIVSHFPHLVASSLVRIAQHHSKEKPLIQQLAAGGFRDITRIASSSPKMWSDIVSQNKSHLLTLLHEWKKEMDTVIEFVEKGDDAELYEYFDGAKSFRDSLPVRSKGAIHPFSDLYVDILDRVGALSHITALLAQSEISIINLSILEVREGLNGVLRLSFQDDNDRDQAQEILQKENYLTQITL; encoded by the coding sequence ATGAAGAACGTCTTACTAATAGGGGTTGGATTGATTGGTGGTTCAATCGCTCTTTCTATCAAACAAGAACACGAAGCAACAATCTATGGGTATGACGTTTATGCTCAAAATAGTATAACTGCAGCAGAAATCGGCGTAATTGATGAAGCTGTTTTAGACTTCACAAATATTGCTCGAGTAGCAGATCTTATCATAATCGCAACACCTGTTGAAGCAACGTTACAAGTAATGGAGAAAATAGCTGCTATTTCACCTGTAATTAAAGCGTTGGTAATGGACGTTGGAAGCACAAAAAAATCTATTATGAATAAAGCAGAAAAAATGGCCGCTTCTGGAATTCGTTTTATTGGAGGTCATCCTATGGCTGGATCTCATAAAACGGGAGTGGAAAGTGCGAAAGTCCATCTATTAGAAAATGCCTTTTACTTCTTAACACCTAACTCTATAACTACTGATATGGATATTGATGAAGCAAAGACTTGGCTTAAAGGAACAAGAGCCAAATTTCTCGTTACTGATCCAGATGAACATGATTTTCTTACCGGCATTGTAAGTCATTTTCCGCATCTTGTCGCTTCAAGCCTTGTGAGGATTGCACAGCATCATTCGAAGGAAAAGCCGTTGATTCAGCAACTTGCAGCAGGAGGATTCAGAGACATTACGCGCATAGCTTCAAGCTCTCCTAAAATGTGGAGTGATATTGTCAGTCAAAATAAATCACATCTTCTCACTCTATTACACGAGTGGAAAAAAGAGATGGATACCGTGATAGAGTTCGTAGAAAAGGGAGATGATGCAGAACTCTATGAATACTTTGATGGAGCAAAATCATTCCGAGATTCCTTACCAGTTCGATCAAAGGGTGCGATTCATCCTTTCTCGGATCTATATGTAGATATCCTCGACAGAGTAGGTGCTCTATCTCACATCACCGCTCTTTTAGCCCAATCCGAGATCAGCATTATCAATCTCAGTATTTTAGAAGTAAGGGAAGGACTAAATGGGGTACTTCGATTGAGTTTTCAAGATGACAATGATCGAGATCAGGCACAAGAAATCTTACAAAAAGAGAATTACTTAACTCAAATCACACTATAA
- the aroB gene encoding 3-dehydroquinate synthase, producing the protein MNTIHITTPSKSYPVFIGEKVINQLKVVLENLNPSPKNLLIITDENVGTLYLETVRNVIGNAFTYETIQIQAGDDQKSFENYMACQSFALSKELDRTSVVIALGGGMIGDLAGFVAGTYMRGIRFIQVPTTILAHDSAVGGKTGLNHPEGKNMIGVFHQPEAVIYSTDFLTTLSAREKRSGFAEVIKHALIADENLYRSLRENVKNIDDLKGDSLQQALIQGITIKNTIVTQDEKEKGIRAYLNFGHTLGHAIEGELQYKGITHGEAVALGMLFALSLNKGTEILGKELKLWLTSLGYPSFPKHLSASSLVNRMKKDKKAEKGMIQMVLLNGFGKPYLSPFPSESLERKLSSFIEEA; encoded by the coding sequence ATGAACACGATTCATATAACAACACCTTCAAAAAGCTATCCTGTTTTTATAGGTGAAAAAGTAATCAATCAGCTTAAAGTAGTTCTTGAAAATCTAAATCCTTCACCTAAGAACCTATTGATCATAACAGATGAAAACGTTGGAACTCTCTATTTAGAAACCGTACGAAATGTTATCGGTAATGCTTTCACTTATGAAACGATACAGATTCAGGCTGGCGATGATCAAAAATCATTTGAGAATTATATGGCTTGTCAAAGTTTTGCTTTAAGCAAAGAACTGGACCGGACATCGGTTGTCATTGCGCTTGGAGGCGGAATGATCGGAGACCTTGCTGGATTTGTCGCTGGCACCTACATGCGAGGAATTCGCTTTATTCAAGTTCCGACTACTATTCTTGCACATGATAGTGCAGTAGGTGGAAAAACAGGTCTCAACCATCCTGAAGGTAAAAACATGATCGGCGTCTTTCATCAACCTGAAGCAGTGATTTATTCGACAGACTTCTTAACTACCTTATCTGCAAGAGAAAAACGATCTGGTTTTGCAGAGGTCATCAAACACGCATTGATTGCGGATGAAAATCTATATCGTTCGTTACGTGAGAACGTTAAAAACATCGATGATCTTAAAGGAGACTCTCTACAACAAGCTCTCATACAGGGGATAACAATAAAAAATACTATCGTCACTCAAGACGAGAAAGAAAAAGGAATTCGGGCTTATTTAAACTTTGGTCACACACTCGGCCATGCTATAGAAGGTGAGCTTCAATATAAAGGCATCACTCATGGTGAAGCAGTTGCACTAGGCATGCTTTTTGCACTTTCACTAAACAAAGGCACAGAAATTTTAGGAAAAGAACTAAAACTGTGGTTAACATCTTTAGGTTATCCGTCATTTCCTAAGCACTTATCAGCTTCCTCTCTCGTCAATCGAATGAAAAAAGATAAAAAAGCAGAAAAAGGCATGATTCAAATGGTGCTTCTGAACGGTTTTGGTAAGCCTTATTTATCACCTTTTCCTTCAGAATCATTAGAGAGAAAATTATCTTCTTTTATAGAAGAGGCTTAA
- a CDS encoding ABC transporter ATP-binding protein, which translates to MSQVQVKQKNRDGRRVLAFLKPHKKWVFADAFVIAISQVFSALIPTLALGWLVDSILPGESNQLLWGLMWLLIFAAVADLILMVIDEYFCHQVAKTVTNWQKLRLFKHLQNLPFSFYQNNQSGEMMARVSDDPDTLHNFLAWEGSTFMASVQGVILYSIVLLWIHPYLMITSVVLGVIFYLTSNAVGQRTRQSSANARKEASRYLERLRESVTGIHLSRVLGVSDGEVSSVAEIRKSFIRESRHELKARMQSIVVIGSYNGLALAVVYGLSAYLIWNDKLTAGQMLTAAGLVAIAANEMQRMLRNWLSVRRTGPALDRSELLLNQKVSSAETEKGLIPKEVEGEIEFKDVAFGYPEKDEKVLKGLSFSVKSGEAVALVGPSGSGKSTVVDLLLRLYEPESGAIFIDGENVSKVDAGWLRSQVAIVSQDVQLRNGSLADNLRIAKSEATDDELISALQDSGLGDFLLSLPEGLNTLVGERGSLLSGGQKQRLSLARALVKDAAILVLDEASSALDPITEVQVNEAINKRKLKQTLIIISHRLSTVLAANRVIVIENGVMIEDGVHEELLKSDNGVYSRLFKREADIGTQAFSS; encoded by the coding sequence ATGAGCCAGGTGCAAGTGAAACAAAAAAATCGAGATGGCAGACGCGTTCTTGCCTTTTTAAAGCCACATAAAAAATGGGTATTTGCTGATGCATTTGTTATTGCCATATCACAAGTATTTTCTGCTCTTATACCAACTCTCGCACTAGGTTGGCTGGTTGATTCGATTTTACCTGGTGAGTCTAATCAACTTCTATGGGGTTTGATGTGGCTATTAATCTTTGCTGCAGTTGCTGATCTTATCCTGATGGTTATCGATGAATATTTTTGTCACCAAGTAGCGAAGACCGTAACGAACTGGCAAAAATTAAGATTGTTTAAACATCTACAGAACCTACCTTTTTCTTTTTATCAAAACAATCAATCTGGTGAAATGATGGCACGCGTTTCTGATGATCCAGATACACTTCATAATTTTTTGGCTTGGGAAGGTTCGACTTTTATGGCATCTGTGCAAGGTGTTATTTTATACAGCATCGTCCTTCTTTGGATTCATCCATATTTAATGATTACGAGTGTTGTGTTAGGCGTAATCTTTTATCTAACGTCAAATGCAGTTGGTCAGCGTACACGGCAATCTTCAGCGAATGCTAGGAAAGAAGCTTCTCGTTATCTGGAGAGACTTCGAGAGTCTGTAACTGGCATCCATCTTTCAAGAGTGTTAGGCGTTTCTGATGGTGAGGTTTCAAGCGTCGCTGAGATTAGAAAATCCTTCATTAGAGAATCTCGACACGAATTAAAAGCTAGAATGCAATCGATTGTGGTAATCGGAAGCTACAACGGTCTTGCATTAGCTGTCGTGTATGGACTTAGCGCGTATTTGATCTGGAACGATAAATTAACTGCAGGTCAGATGTTAACTGCAGCTGGGCTCGTGGCAATCGCCGCGAATGAAATGCAACGAATGTTAAGAAACTGGCTTTCAGTAAGAAGAACAGGTCCTGCATTAGATCGTTCTGAACTTTTACTCAACCAAAAAGTATCCAGTGCAGAAACAGAAAAGGGATTGATACCAAAAGAAGTTGAAGGAGAAATCGAATTTAAGGATGTAGCATTCGGTTATCCTGAAAAAGACGAAAAAGTATTAAAAGGCTTATCATTTTCCGTAAAATCTGGAGAAGCAGTAGCACTTGTAGGGCCGAGCGGATCTGGAAAATCAACGGTTGTAGATCTTCTGTTGCGATTGTATGAGCCTGAGAGTGGAGCGATCTTTATCGATGGAGAAAATGTATCTAAGGTCGATGCAGGATGGCTTCGCTCACAAGTTGCGATCGTTTCACAGGATGTACAGCTTCGAAACGGTTCTTTAGCAGATAATTTACGAATTGCCAAATCTGAAGCAACAGATGATGAATTGATTTCCGCACTTCAAGATAGCGGGCTTGGAGATTTCTTACTTTCTCTTCCTGAAGGACTGAATACCCTTGTTGGAGAAAGAGGCAGTTTATTATCTGGAGGGCAGAAGCAAAGGTTATCATTGGCACGAGCTCTAGTAAAAGATGCTGCGATTCTCGTACTTGATGAAGCGAGTTCTGCACTAGATCCAATTACTGAAGTACAAGTCAATGAAGCAATCAATAAGAGAAAATTAAAACAAACGCTCATTATTATTTCGCATAGACTTTCTACCGTCTTGGCTGCTAATCGAGTGATTGTTATCGAAAACGGAGTTATGATTGAGGATGGGGTTCATGAAGAGTTGCTGAAGTCTGATAATGGTGTATACAGCAGGTTGTTTAAACGAGAAGCGGATATTGGAACTCAAGCATTCAGCAGTTAA